ATCTTGACCAGGATCAGGTCGAGCAGGGACCGCACCGTCGCGCCGCGGCCCGGCCGCGCCCGGCTCGCCTCCACCTTGAGCAGCTCGATCAGCGCCCGCATCTCGGGGTATCGGTCGTAGTCAGGCGACACCACGATGAGGTCCGGCAGCGCGCGGAGGTACTGCGGGACCGGGCCGTGCTGGAGCTGGTAGGCGCCGCAGAGGAACTCGAACTCGCACGGTCCCGGCTCGGGCGGGAACCCGCCCATCTCCATTTCGGGCAGTTCGGCGAGCGGGCGCGGGGTCGTGGCGAGCCCGTGCGGCGCCCCGGCCGAGGTGAGCACGATGTCGCCGGGACGCAGCGGCACCGGGTCGCGGTCCGGGGTGATCAGCCAGCAGGTACCGCCGAGCAGGACGTGGAACCCGCTGCCCGAGAACTCGGGGAACCGGACCCCGCGCGGGTCGACCTGCCGGATCAGACGGCTGCCGTCACTGCTGACCCGGGCCATGCGGATGACCTCGCTCAGCATGTCCATTCCGCCAGTGTAATGATCGCCCGCACAGTCCCGTATGGATCGGAGCCGCGCACGCATGGCCGCCCGGTCTCGTCCGTGCTGAACTGGGGCTCATGATCGATGACACGACCAGTGTGGTCCTTCGGGCGAACGCCGACAAGAGCGAGCAGAGTGGTCGTCCGGCCGCGGAAAGCCTGGAGGCCCTGCGCCGAGGTGGCTTCCTCGCGCTGCGGGCGCCGCGGGAGCACGGCGGCTCCTGGTCGGGCACGGAAGCCGCCGCGCGGTGCCTGACCGATCTCGGCCGTGCGTGCCCGTCCACCGCCTGGGTGGCCGGGACCTGCCTGACCTCGAAGAACGGCGCCGTCACCGGCGGGCTCGGGACGGCCGAGGTCTTCGCCGATCCGCACGCGCTGTGGTGCGGTTCGGGCTCGCCAACAGGACGAGGAGAGCGGGTCGACGGCGGAGTGCGGGTCCGTGGCCGCTGGCGGATGGTGTCCGGCTGTGAGGACGCCGTGTGGGCGATGCTGGGGTTGATGGTGGGCGAGGTGTTCTCACTGGCTGTGATCCCGGTGGCCGATCTCGCTGTCGAACGGACGTGGGACGTCGCCGGCATGCGCGGAACGGGCAGCCACACCCTGGTCGCCGACGATGTGATGGTGCCAGATGGCCGCATCACGCCGATGTCGCCGTTCACGGCCAACGATTTGGTGCTGTACGCAATGACGGTGCTCGCTCCGTGCGTCGGGGCCGCACTCGGTGCGCTGGACGTGACCCGCGAGATGTTCGAATCGGACCGCAAGCCGTTCCCGAGCGCCTACTCACGGATGGTGAGTCACCGGGCGCCCGGCAATGGCTGGCCGAGGCGACCCATCTAGTGCACCGCGCCGAGGCCGCGATGCTCGAAGCGGCCCGTGAGGCCGACTCCGCCGAGCTGACCGACGACGACGGTATCCGCCTGCGCCTGATCGTCGCCGAGTCTGCCCGTGACTGCCGTTCCGCAGTGGAGCGGATGCTGGACCTCGATGGCGCCAGCGGTTTCGCCGTGACTAACCCGCTCCAGCGCTACTGGCGCGATGTCGCGGTCGGCACCCGGTATCCGCACCTGAACCCGTACCTCGCAATGGAGCGCTACGGCGCCGTGCTGACCCGCTGATAGCGTGGCCGGATGGCTGACGACACCTGGGCAGGCCTGGCCGACCGTTTCGCGGACGAGGCCTACGCGTCGGTCAAGGGTTATGTGCGCACCTACGTCATCCACCACCAGCTCCTCTCACACCTGCCGCCGCCCGCGACAATTCTCGACGTCGGCGGCGGCGCAGGACACCAGTCCTTTCCCCTGGCTGAGGCCGGGTACGAGGTCACCCTGCTGGATCCGTCGCCGGCGATGCTCGACAAGGCCCGGCACCGGCTCTGCCAGCTCCCCGCCGAAACCCAGCGCCGAGTCCGGTTCGTCGAGGCGAGCGGCGAACAGGCAGCCGAAGCCGTCGACGGCCGCCGTTTCGCGGCCGTCCTCTGCCACGGCGTGCTCGGCTACCTGGACGAGCCGGGCCTCGTCCTCGACCAGCTGTGTCTGTGCACTGTGGACGGTGGCGTAGTCTCGATCATGGCAGGCAACGCCACCGCGGCCGCGTTACGCCCGGCGATGCAGCAGCGATGGGCCGACGCCCTCGCATCTTTCGACACCCGGCACGAGATCGGCGTACTCGGCTTGCCCACTCGCGTGGACACTGTGGAGGAACTCAGCGGACTGCTGCGGGAACGGGGCGTCGAACCGCAGGAATGGTACGGCGTCTGGCATTTCGTCGACTGGCTTGATCTCGGTGGCGTCACTCTCGACCCTGCCGACCGTGAGAAACTCACCGCTGCGGCGGCCGTCGAACTCGAAGCCGGGCGGCGGGATCCGTATCGGGGGCTGAGCCGGATCTTCCATCTTGTCGGGCGGAAGGTTGGGGATCGGTTCTGAGGCTTGGGTTTGGCCTGTCACCGCCGCGGAGCGCATTCGGCTGCGGTGGAAACCGTGCTACTGAGCTATCGATGGTAGGCGAGGCAGTCGGTGATCACCGATGAAGGAGGCGCTACTGGACGCCCCCTGCTCGCGCCGGGACGACAGACCGGAGCCGCGCGACACGGGACTCGGCGAGGGACTGCCTCGCTCGCGATGGGCCGGCGCGCTCTACGGCGCTGGCCAGGTCATCGGATCGTTCGGCAGGCTGCGCGACGGGGCGGCACGGCATAGCGACGCGCCGGGGAGAACTGACCAAGTCGAGCCCGCCTTGGTCGAGAAGGTGCTACCAGTGGTGGGATGGGTGGCAGAAGGTAGTGTGAGCCTGCCGGAGGAGGATCTCCGGTTACTGGATAGGTACGCGGCGGAGCAGGGAATCGAGTCGCGGTCGGCGGCGCTGCATGCGGCGGTGGAGGCGTTGCGCGCCGGGCAGCTCGGCGGCGCGTACGAGGACGCGTGGGGGTCCTGGGACACGTCGGGTGAGGCTGATGCGTGGGACGCGATCGTCGGCGACGGCCTGAAGGCGTGATCCGTGCGACGCGGTGAATCCGGTTCGTGAATCTGGACCCGGCGCGGGGTTCGGAGGCCAGCAAGACCCGGCCCGCGGTGATCGTCAGCAAA
This Amycolatopsis sulphurea DNA region includes the following protein-coding sequences:
- a CDS encoding class I SAM-dependent methyltransferase; translation: MADDTWAGLADRFADEAYASVKGYVRTYVIHHQLLSHLPPPATILDVGGGAGHQSFPLAEAGYEVTLLDPSPAMLDKARHRLCQLPAETQRRVRFVEASGEQAAEAVDGRRFAAVLCHGVLGYLDEPGLVLDQLCLCTVDGGVVSIMAGNATAAALRPAMQQRWADALASFDTRHEIGVLGLPTRVDTVEELSGLLRERGVEPQEWYGVWHFVDWLDLGGVTLDPADREKLTAAAAVELEAGRRDPYRGLSRIFHLVGRKVGDRF
- a CDS encoding ribbon-helix-helix domain-containing protein, whose amino-acid sequence is MAEGSVSLPEEDLRLLDRYAAEQGIESRSAALHAAVEALRAGQLGGAYEDAWGSWDTSGEADAWDAIVGDGLKA
- a CDS encoding AraC family transcriptional regulator, which codes for MDMLSEVIRMARVSSDGSRLIRQVDPRGVRFPEFSGSGFHVLLGGTCWLITPDRDPVPLRPGDIVLTSAGAPHGLATTPRPLAELPEMEMGGFPPEPGPCEFEFLCGAYQLQHGPVPQYLRALPDLIVVSPDYDRYPEMRALIELLKVEASRARPGRGATVRSLLDLILVKILRLWHDQDTGLPATDDPGIAAALRRIHEHPQHPWNVAGLSEIAGLPRTAFTRRFTAQVGQPQMSYLTGWRLGRGARLLRETDAPLAAIARQIGYSTEFAFSGAFRRHYGVAPGRFRRTAGQVAAVVE